From one Bifidobacterium sp. WK012_4_13 genomic stretch:
- a CDS encoding ABC transporter ATP-binding protein, whose translation MAKKIHDVSQDRNADRTHNARQQRNTFREDEDLEEQINVHDIARVGAYLKPYLGKVMKILAVVITMSCIDVAIPYLTKIVIDSVIPSKSVRDLLILGAIFLVAVVAYELCLRYRTVSITLVGQLLLKDMRRQLFTHIQTLPFSYFDSRPHGKILIRVVNYVNTLSDTLSSGLISVISDVFTFIITLIVMFAIDWRLALWSLLLFPALLVWVRILQHFQRKAYQVLSNKQSNLNAYVHESIAGVKTTQTFAQESSQFQTFQEQQSDVRASWMKAVHIQFLMWPGVQVISSMTIALIYYLGIMSFAGVNVTTGVLIAFVGYANNFWNPVINIGNFYNQLITCSAYLERIFETLDVRSEIQDRPDAVELPQIRGQVDFNDVVFRYEPEGRNILNLVDLHVEPGRTVALVGPTGAGKTTIINLLSRFYDVAEGSVKVDGYDVRDVTLDSLRKQMGVMLQDTFIFTGTIKDNIRYGRLNASDDEIVAASKAVHADEFINGLPHGYDTYIEERGSTLSSGQRQLVAFARVLLADPRILILDEATSSIDTQTEEALQAGLAHLLKGRTSFIIAHRLSTIENADEIFYIDHGRIVEHGTHQQLLTLKKAYYRLYESQYAMIKTANGVADSAH comes from the coding sequence ATGGCGAAGAAAATACACGACGTCAGCCAGGACCGCAATGCGGACCGGACGCACAACGCTCGACAGCAACGCAACACATTCCGCGAGGACGAGGATCTCGAAGAGCAGATCAACGTTCACGACATAGCCCGGGTAGGGGCATATCTCAAGCCGTATCTTGGCAAGGTCATGAAGATTCTGGCAGTGGTCATCACGATGAGCTGCATAGACGTCGCGATACCGTATCTGACGAAGATAGTCATAGACTCGGTGATTCCATCCAAAAGCGTCCGTGACCTGCTGATTCTCGGAGCGATATTCCTTGTGGCCGTCGTCGCATACGAGCTATGCCTGAGATACCGCACGGTTTCGATAACCTTGGTCGGTCAGCTGCTGCTCAAGGATATGCGTCGCCAGCTGTTCACCCATATCCAGACATTGCCTTTCTCATACTTCGACTCGCGCCCGCACGGCAAGATTCTGATCAGAGTGGTGAACTATGTCAACACGCTCTCTGACACCCTGAGCTCAGGTCTGATCAGCGTCATCTCAGACGTGTTCACCTTCATCATCACGCTTATCGTGATGTTCGCGATCGATTGGAGACTCGCCCTCTGGTCATTGCTGCTGTTCCCCGCGCTTCTGGTATGGGTCCGGATCCTGCAGCATTTCCAGCGCAAGGCATATCAGGTGCTTTCCAACAAGCAGAGCAACCTGAATGCATATGTGCACGAGTCGATTGCGGGTGTGAAGACGACGCAGACATTCGCCCAGGAGAGCTCGCAGTTCCAGACTTTCCAGGAGCAGCAGAGCGACGTTCGAGCCTCGTGGATGAAGGCAGTGCACATCCAGTTCCTCATGTGGCCCGGCGTTCAGGTCATCTCGTCGATGACCATCGCGCTGATCTACTATCTCGGCATCATGAGCTTCGCTGGCGTCAATGTCACCACAGGCGTGCTCATCGCATTCGTGGGGTATGCAAATAATTTCTGGAACCCGGTCATCAACATCGGCAACTTCTATAACCAGCTCATCACATGCTCGGCGTACCTTGAGCGCATCTTCGAGACGCTGGATGTCAGGTCCGAGATCCAGGACAGGCCCGATGCCGTCGAGTTGCCACAGATACGTGGACAGGTCGATTTCAACGATGTCGTATTCCGATATGAGCCGGAAGGACGCAACATCCTGAATCTGGTGGACCTCCACGTCGAACCGGGCAGGACGGTTGCACTCGTCGGACCGACAGGGGCCGGAAAGACGACGATCATCAACCTGCTGTCACGATTCTATGATGTGGCAGAAGGTTCGGTGAAGGTCGATGGCTACGATGTCCGCGATGTCACGCTGGACTCGCTTCGCAAGCAGATGGGGGTGATGCTGCAGGATACGTTCATCTTCACCGGCACCATCAAGGACAACATCCGATATGGCAGGTTGAATGCGAGCGATGATGAGATCGTCGCCGCATCCAAGGCAGTGCATGCCGACGAATTCATCAATGGGCTTCCCCATGGATATGACACCTACATCGAGGAGAGGGGTTCCACGCTTTCCAGCGGTCAGCGTCAGCTCGTCGCCTTTGCAAGGGTTCTGCTTGCAGATCCACGCATCCTGATTCTGGACGAGGCCACCAGCAGCATCGATACCCAGACCGAGGAGGCATTGCAGGCCGGTCTTGCGCATCTGCTGAAGGGCAGGACCTCGTTCATCATCGCGCACAGGCTGTCAACCATCGAGAATGCCGACGAGATCTTCTACATCGATCATGGCAGAATCGTGGAGCATGGAACGCACCAGCAGCTCCTGACGCTGAAGAAGGCGTACTACCGTCTCTATGAGTCGCAGTATGCCATGATCAAGACCGCGAACGGAGTCGCGGACTCAGCACATTGA
- a CDS encoding ABC transporter ATP-binding protein has protein sequence MYVNTNNNTDANNYRWIMPYCRPDLPRVAAAAVLFIVDKIMVMMVPIIAGMIVDQVIVDHHQDRLVRLCLFMIGVTAIRVCARYGYQMIMERFGQNSIFRLVSDEYEKLHGLDFPYFNHTRTGDIMSRMTSDTDAIRHFLSWVLYNATDCIFLFVGSLIMMFTIDWRLALALACVTPFLYFFTRGLSRHAHPLFFDIRNSLARLNSMVEENIEGNRVVKAFVREPYETKVFDRHNDDYMQRNMKLAYNSRRYMPWMDGSSFILQLITLVFGGWLIIDGKMTLGDLVVFNSYLWMIDGPVRQSGWLVNDIERFNASCIKIRSLLTSKSNIVERLDADASVNRALQIRKQVGESSVLTPGRISGEIRFEHVSFAFADDPGTPILKDLDFFVPVGSKLGILGETGAGKSTLVNLIARFYDPTAGRVLLDGIDARDWPIAQLRSQVSIVAQETFLFSDTIDSNIAFGMDARDEQHVRNMASVAGADSFIRNMPEGYNTIVGERGVGLSGGQKQRLSLARALADDPSILILDDTTSAVDMETEALIQEHLRDLDNKKTIVTIAHRISSIKDCDLILVLEHGQIVERGNHEQLVADHGRYWEIYSKQLGLQSGQSAGYED, from the coding sequence ATGTATGTCAACACTAACAATAATACTGACGCGAATAACTATCGCTGGATCATGCCGTATTGCCGACCGGATCTGCCACGAGTGGCCGCTGCGGCGGTGCTGTTCATCGTCGACAAGATCATGGTGATGATGGTTCCGATCATCGCGGGAATGATCGTCGACCAGGTGATCGTCGACCATCATCAGGACCGTCTGGTGAGACTGTGTCTTTTCATGATCGGTGTGACCGCAATTCGCGTCTGCGCCCGCTACGGATACCAGATGATCATGGAAAGATTCGGACAGAATTCCATTTTCCGGCTTGTCAGCGATGAATATGAGAAGCTCCATGGCTTGGATTTTCCTTATTTCAATCACACGCGCACCGGCGACATCATGAGCCGCATGACATCGGATACCGATGCGATCCGTCACTTCCTCTCATGGGTGCTATACAACGCGACTGACTGCATCTTTCTCTTCGTGGGATCGCTGATCATGATGTTCACGATTGACTGGAGGCTCGCGCTCGCGCTCGCATGCGTGACACCGTTCCTCTACTTCTTCACCAGGGGGCTTTCGCGGCATGCCCACCCCCTGTTCTTCGACATCCGTAACTCATTGGCACGGTTGAATTCGATGGTTGAGGAAAACATCGAAGGCAACCGCGTGGTGAAGGCCTTCGTGCGTGAACCCTATGAGACGAAGGTGTTTGACAGGCATAACGACGACTACATGCAGCGCAACATGAAGCTCGCATACAACAGCCGCAGGTACATGCCGTGGATGGATGGCTCGTCGTTCATCCTGCAACTCATAACGCTGGTATTCGGGGGCTGGCTCATCATCGACGGCAAGATGACGCTTGGTGACCTGGTCGTGTTCAACAGCTATCTGTGGATGATCGACGGTCCGGTCCGTCAGTCCGGCTGGCTGGTGAACGACATCGAGCGGTTCAACGCATCATGCATCAAGATCCGCTCGTTGCTGACGTCGAAATCGAATATCGTCGAACGTCTCGATGCGGATGCATCGGTGAATCGAGCCTTGCAGATCCGCAAGCAGGTTGGCGAGTCGAGCGTGCTTACTCCAGGAAGAATCAGCGGCGAGATCCGCTTCGAGCATGTGAGCTTTGCATTCGCAGACGATCCAGGGACTCCGATTCTCAAGGATCTGGACTTCTTCGTTCCTGTCGGATCCAAGCTGGGGATACTCGGCGAGACAGGCGCCGGCAAATCCACTCTGGTCAATCTCATCGCGCGTTTCTATGACCCGACCGCAGGACGGGTGCTGCTTGACGGCATCGATGCACGCGACTGGCCGATCGCCCAGCTTCGTTCGCAGGTGAGCATCGTCGCCCAGGAGACCTTCCTGTTCTCGGACACGATCGACAGCAACATCGCATTCGGCATGGATGCGCGCGATGAGCAGCACGTGCGCAACATGGCTTCGGTCGCGGGTGCCGACAGCTTCATCCGCAACATGCCAGAAGGCTACAACACGATTGTGGGAGAGCGTGGCGTCGGGCTGTCAGGCGGGCAGAAGCAGCGTTTGAGCCTGGCCAGGGCCTTGGCCGACGACCCTTCCATCCTGATTCTTGACGACACCACCTCTGCCGTCGACATGGAGACGGAAGCGCTCATCCAAGAGCATCTGCGGGATCTCGACAACAAGAAAACGATAGTGACGATCGCCCATAGGATCTCTTCGATCAAGGATTGCGATCTGATCCTTGTGCTCGAGCATGGACAGATAGTCGAACGGGGCAACCATGAGCAGCTGGTCGCCGATCACGGCAGATACTGGGAAATCTACAGCAAGCAATTAGGCCTGCAATCAGGTCAGTCCGCAGGGTACGAGGACTAG
- a CDS encoding acyltransferase family protein, which translates to MRSKKMRNERIEFLRVCAIIGISAFHVLLAWFQQASGLDAIHPQAVASHANLLAESFPSMWLMSVVNLLGAWGNHVFYMISGFFLISSLAAQSRQVGFWRQQCVATLRRCVVIIVTLAFYAGIALLVNAYVMPIPGVGASTWLGMDLEFIWLYLIFVAIAPAIAWAIERIGSFRAEMLVVAMLVVVYLLNGYIAFFDQGNLDGRGLGDWRKQMSAITYLFSFVFAGLIGRRLREAQSSAEDSKLHGLVECMKSPKVLKWLILVACACIVMLTGILAFSRRNDLLYALSFKSTSVLSFVMALLALLICALPERSVRLDSQSGSRFIAAINVLAPGILGFYIAQSLMHELWYKASYYVMHGLLAQATRLSGVAGSGMLVVFFGFAILFAAAFASFVCLFDRFSRQPVLRMLRLSH; encoded by the coding sequence ATGCGCTCCAAGAAAATGAGAAACGAGCGCATCGAGTTCCTTCGAGTCTGTGCGATCATTGGCATCTCAGCATTTCATGTGCTGCTCGCCTGGTTTCAGCAGGCCTCTGGTCTGGATGCCATCCACCCTCAGGCCGTCGCCTCCCATGCGAATCTTCTTGCGGAGTCCTTTCCTTCCATGTGGCTGATGAGCGTGGTCAATCTGCTTGGCGCATGGGGAAACCATGTCTTCTACATGATTTCTGGATTCTTCCTGATATCCTCGTTGGCAGCTCAGTCGAGACAGGTCGGATTCTGGCGTCAGCAGTGCGTCGCCACGCTCAGGCGCTGCGTGGTCATCATCGTCACCCTGGCGTTCTATGCGGGCATCGCACTGCTTGTCAATGCATATGTCATGCCGATTCCCGGGGTCGGCGCTTCGACCTGGCTGGGAATGGACCTTGAATTCATATGGCTCTATCTCATATTTGTGGCCATAGCCCCCGCCATTGCATGGGCGATCGAGCGCATCGGCAGTTTCAGGGCTGAGATGCTGGTCGTCGCCATGCTCGTCGTGGTGTATCTGCTCAACGGATACATAGCCTTCTTCGATCAGGGCAATCTGGACGGGCGCGGTCTGGGGGATTGGCGCAAGCAGATGAGTGCCATAACCTATCTGTTCTCCTTCGTTTTCGCAGGTCTGATAGGCAGGCGTCTGAGGGAGGCACAGTCATCGGCCGAGGATTCGAAGCTGCATGGCCTTGTGGAATGCATGAAGTCGCCGAAGGTACTGAAATGGCTGATTCTCGTGGCGTGCGCGTGCATCGTCATGCTGACAGGCATCCTTGCCTTCTCAAGGCGCAATGATCTGCTCTATGCGCTCTCCTTCAAATCGACCTCGGTGCTTTCCTTCGTGATGGCGCTCCTTGCGCTTCTCATATGCGCACTGCCCGAGCGGTCCGTCAGACTGGACTCGCAGAGCGGATCTCGATTCATCGCAGCCATCAACGTGCTCGCTCCTGGAATCCTGGGCTTCTACATAGCCCAGTCGCTGATGCACGAGCTCTGGTACAAGGCAAGCTACTACGTCATGCATGGCTTGCTGGCACAGGCAACCAGGCTCAGTGGTGTGGCGGGCTCTGGCATGCTGGTGGTCTTTTTTGGATTCGCCATACTGTTCGCAGCTGCATTCGCCTCGTTCGTATGCCTCTTCGACCGTTTCTCTCGGCAGCCAGTATTGCGAATGCTGCGGCTCTCTCACTAG